ATGGTCAGACACGTGGAAAAGCATAAAAAAGCTGCCGCATGATTGCGGCAGCTTTTTCATCTGAATTTTGGTGAAAGCGTGCAAGGTACGGCCTATTTTCAGTTACGCCAGAGTGCTTTCCGCTTCGGTTTAAAACACCATTTCATCGGGATCTGGGCCCGTTCTTTCATTTTGATTCAGCTGTCCTATCCGCGAAATCTCCTCCGCGTTGAGCTGAAAATCAAAAATGTCGGCATTCTCTTCAATGCGCGCCCGATGAACAGACTTCGGGATGGTAATGACCTTTGTGTCCAAGTCCCAACGCAAAATGACCTGCGATGGTGTCTTGCCGTATTTTTTTGCGATATCAAGAATCACGTCGTTGTCGAGTAAGCGTCCCCGCATGAGTGGCGCCCAGGCTTCCAGCTGAATTTGTTGAGACTCGCAGAACGCCTTCAACGGTTCCTGCGTCAACCGTGGATGATATTCGACTTGGTTGACAGTTGGACGAATTTCCGCATGCTTCAACAGAGTCTCCAAATGATGCACTTGGAAATTGCTGACGCCAATCGCGCGAATATACCCATCGCGATAGAGTTTTTCGAACGCCTTCCAAGTATCGACGAACTTGTCTTTCCCCGGCCAATGAATGAGGTATAGGTCTATGTAGTCAAATTTCAATTTCTTTCGACTGGTCTCAAACGCCTGCAGCGTGCTTTCGTATCCCTGATCTGTATTCCACAGCTTCGTCGTGACAAAAATGTCTTCGCGCGACAGACCGGAACTGCGAATGGCTTCGCCTACACTTTCCTCGTTTTCATACAGCGCAGCCGTGTCCACGTGACGATAGCCAATCTCAATCGCGTCACGAATCGCATTCTCCACCTCTGACCCAGCTTTTGCCTTGTAGACACCGAGCCCAAACCAAGGCATCTCGACGCCGTTGTTGAGTGTCACCGTCTGATCAATGCGATTTACCATGGTATCCCCTCCAGTACTCACGATTGTACCGGAAGCTGTCACACACCGCAAAAGTACCCAATTAATTGAGCGTTTTGCAGATTTATAAACTCCCGCAGGGCAAGGGTTTTTAGGGCATGAAAAAGGACTTCACCCCAACCTTCGAGAAGATTTCAAGTGACCAAACAAGAAATTTTCGAGGAGGGAAGTCCCACTTGTATATTCTCCAACCATCGCTCTTTTCCTTTGAAGACTGGCTAGAAATTGACTCCAGCGATCGTCTGCCCTTGTTCTTCGCTGTCTTGGATTTACAACCCTATGCTTCGAAATTGAGAAAACAGTCACCCCAAGGCGCGAAACCTATGAATCGTGAAGCGATTCTGCGCGCACTGCTGGCTGCTCCGCTTGAAGGAATCTCAACGTTCACAAGGCTTCATGAACGGTTGGCGCGAGATATACGCTTTCGCTACCAGTGTGGGTTTCGAATCGACGAAGCAGCCCCGTCGGTCTCCACACTGAGTCGCGTGTTTTCAGCCGTTGTTGAGTTGGGTCTCGCTGAGAAGCTCTTCATTGACCTGGTCAGTCAATGTAAAGAAGCGAGCATCATCAACGGACGCCATTTGGCTGTGGACAGTGCCGCCGTGAAGTCCTACGAGAAAAAACAACCTAAGTCCAAGAGCCAGGAAACGGGCAATGCCAACTGGGGCGCAAAATACGATACCTTTGGCAACAAACTTGCTTGGTTCGGATACAAATTCCACTTGGCTGTGGACACCGCGAGTGAACTGCCAGTTGCTTTGGATGTCACACCAGCGAACGTCTTTGATGGTGAGATGGCGGCGCCATTGCTGGAACACGTCGTGACGACGCACGGTTGGAAAATCGACTTTGTCATGATGGACGCTGGATATGATCAAGTCAAAAACTATGAAACGGTTCGTCAATATGGTGCACAGGCAATTATCGCGATGAACAAGCGCGGTGAAAAAGAACCGCCTGAAGGAATCGCATCGGACGGGACGCCGCGTTGCACGATGGGATATGACATGGTGTATTGGGGTGCAGACGGTGACCGACTAAAGTTTCGCTGCCCGCACGCGGTTGGGAAGGTAGATTGTCCGCTTGGAATCGCGACATGTTCCGAATCCAACTACGGTATGGTGGTCAAAAAGCGGATCACAGAAGATATTCGGCGTTACTGCGCACCACACCGAGGCACGCAGAATTGGAAGCTGTTATACAACGAGCGAACTGCTGTAGAGCGTTGTAACGCAAGGCTTAAGACGAATTTGACGGCGAACGACGTCCATGTCCGAGGCATCCGAAAAGTAAAGACACACATGTTCCTCAACGCGATCGTGTTACTTGCATCGGCACTAGCTGTGAACCATATCGAACGACACAAGAAGACTGCATAAATCAAAACGAGTTGACGTGACGAGAAACGGCGCAAGAATACCAGTATGTGGAATTTAGTTTACTTACCCTAGGTGTTGTTCCTTTTTCACCTCCACCCAAAACGACCATTCTGCAAAACGCTCAATTAGATATATTTAAACCTCCACCCGCGACATGTGCAAAAGCGTCGTAGGTGGAGGGGGATTTTCATCCCCTCGTCACACTACGACAGGATATGACACGTTTGCGAAAAGTGTTATTTGAGAATGAATGAAGGATGTGGCGTACGACTGTCGGAACACAACCAGCGGAAGGTGAGCTTATGAACGAATACGAATTTCGGATTGTTGGTATTGAACACGCGGCGTTTCCACTTCAATTGCAATGTCATCACAACTGTTCGTACATCATTCAATGTGTGAATCCCATGACACACGACGTAGAACTCGAATTTTGCCCATTGCAAGCTGAAATATTTGCAGGTGCACTGCTCGACGCCATCGAGTTATCCCATCTCTCGGCCTAATCGCCAAAGATTTTTGATAAGTGCGAAAGCATGATTTTAAGCCCTGTCGCGTACATCTCTAGAAAGACAAGCTCTAGGGAAAGGAAGATGTATGTGACAAGGCAGGTTCGCATTGGCCTGACGCTGCTGTTTGCGGCGCTGTTTGTTGTTATCGCCTTTACCTATATCGCAGGCGCATCGCTTTGGGCCACTCGCAGCGCGTCATCGCGTACCACAGAGTCGCGAAAGCCCATCACCGATGCGCCTACGGACCATCCGCGAACGAATCCCAATGTCCGGGTAACCGTCGTGCATACCCCAGAGGTCGCGCCTAGCAACAGGATATTTGCCGACCGCATTCACTCGTTGCCGATGCAAAAAAAGTCCAGGACAGAAGCCATTGCCACGCACATCAAGGTCCAACCAGGAGATTCTCTGTGGTCGATTGCAACATCCCACAACACCACCGTGGAAACATTGAAATCTGCCAATCATTTGGCTTCAGATACGCTGCAAATTGGACAAGCCTTAAACGTCCCTTCGACGACAGCCAAACCCACCATACCCGTCACCGCACCCGCATCTACGGAAAATACGTTGCACTACACAATTCAGTCCGGAGATACCCTCTGGTCCATCTCGCTCGCATATGGCGTCTCCATCAACGCATTAGAGGCGGACAATCACCTCTCCAGTGGCGCGCCACTGCACATCGGTCAGCAATTGATCATCCATGCACCCACCGCAAACTACACACCTTCCAAATCATCGCAAGCCTTGATTCAAGAAGCACCGTCGAATCTGCTCCCCGTGTATCAAGCAGCGGGGAAAAAATACGATATCCCTTGGACTGTCCTCACCGCAATTCACAAGGAGGAGACGGATTTCGATTGCACTGGACAAGACGTTAGCTCCGCTGGCGCAATCGGCCCGATGCAATTCATGCCATCGACGTTTGCCATCTTTGGCGTACCTGCCCCAGGGCACCAGACCGCAGACATTCACAATGTCTACGACGCAATCTATTCAACCGCACACATGCTTGAAGCGACGGGATTTTCGCGAGATCCATATCACGCAATCTACGAATACAATCATTCTGTCTCATACGTGAGAGATATTCTTCGAATGTCGGCGGTGTAATCCGTCATTCTATCAAGCTGGCACTAGGCGGTCGTGCGAATCATCAACGCCAGTGCCCGCTCCATCGCGGCCGGAAACTCGCCGACATCGCGTACGACGACGCAGCCAGCGCCGTACAACTGTTTGAGCGTCTCCAGCGTTTGCAGATCATCGGCGTGTGCGAGACACAGATGCATGACGTGAATACCTTTTGCCTGCAACGAACGGATGGCGTTTTTCGTATCCTTGACGGCGTCGCGATAATTTTCCGCCGCCGGTTCGCCATCGGACACCACCAACAGCCACTTTTGTCGCTCCTGACGAGCGTGCAGTTGTTGGCCAACCAGACGAATGGCGTGTCCGTCTCGATTGTCCAGTTGTGGTTGCAGTAAATCTAGGTAACGCGCCACGTCCTTCTGCATTCCGTCTTGAAATGTAATCGCGTGCAGAAGATGTGTCACGGGCTGTGCAGCAGACGCGGTCGCCGTATGCATCGTGTCTTCCCAAAAGCCGCAGACGTCGTGAGGGATTCCTAATTGCCGCAACGTGTCATGGAATAAAAACAAGGTCGGCTTCATCACTTCCAGTCGCTCGTACATGGAGCCAGAACAATCCACCAACAGCTGAACCGCGACGTCGAAGCGTTGATTGGCGTCCGATTTATGATAAAAAAGTCTTGGGTTCTGCTCGGTAACAAGTCGCGTCAAGCGCTTGTCTAAGCGGCCGTGGCGCGTATTTTGCTGACGCGCGCGCATCTCGTGAAGCATGACTCGATGAAACAGCTTCACGAGCTTGTTGCTCGCCATCCGCGTGGAAGCCGCCCAAGCCCGAACTTTGTCTTCCGACGAGCTATCCGGCAGACGACGCGGCACTTCTTTCACACCAACCGCCCATGCGCCGTCGGCCATGTCACTTGTCACCAATTGAACGTCGGTACTCTCCTCTGGTTCCCCGCTGTCCGGGTGAACCCCGGCGTTGGAGCGCCCGCGTCGCACAATCACTGAGTCCGGGTCATCGTCCCCTTCGCGCGCACCACCAGTTGCATTTGGCACACTCTGATTTTCCTGATTCTCCATCGCATAAGCTGCGCTTGCGCGCGTGTTCTGTTCCTGTGTCCAAACTTCCAGTTGCTCTTGTCGTTGTTCATCTGCATCTGCTGCATCCTGCAACTTACCCTGTTGTTTTGCCGCCGCAGGTGTGTCCGCAACAAAACGTTGCGCCGCAGCTTCGGTCGCGGCTTCATCGAAGTCAAAGGCAAACCAGTCGTACGACGTGTCGGCAACGTTCGTGTCCGGTAAAGGAAAATCGGGCGCACACATCCAGTCAAAGAGCGCTGCCACGACATCTGCAGACGATCGCGCTTTCGTGGCGCGCTCGACGAAGCCCCGCATTTCGGGGTGATTCATCCAGTAACCGGTTGCTTTTGGCGTCAAGTCATTCAGCATGAGATACGCATCCGAAAAGAACAGATCAGCCAACCGACCATCCCGTTCGCGACTCCTCCGGTTTTGCTCCAGAAGCCGCCCATACGCCGCCGCGCGAACTCGCAGTGCAGGGACCGTACCAGGGCGTTGTGCGGCAAGCAAACGCGCCAGTCTCGCGTCCTCTGCAGCACACAACAACTGGCGGGCCAGTTTGGGGAAGCGCGTGTCCAACGCGTCCTTCCACGCTTGCGCCATCACGTCCGGCTGTGTCCACAAACGGTTTCCGAGTGCACGCAAATAGATGTCCGCCTTTTGTGCCCTCACCCGATCCGCCAGCCCAAGCGACTCCCAAAACGTCGAAATGGTCAGTTCTCGCCCGTGCCACTTCCAAACCGAGTGCAGCCCGTAAGAAACGGTTAAATCCTTCTCTTGGCTGAGGGCGACGGCGAGATCGGATAATTGAAGTTCAATCCACCACGTATCCGCCGGGGCGTCAAAACGAAAAGTTTGCACGCGATTCGCTCCTATTCATGCTTGTGTGAAATAGGTTTCGGCCAAATTCATGACGACAGTTTTTTCGCGCTCGTCGTCTAGTTTTGCAGCAATTGCGCGCGCCACCGCCCGCAGCGCAGGAATATATGCCGCCAAATCACACGCGTCCAACAACGCGCGAATGGATGCGGCCTCCTCACTCACCTCGCCGACCTTCGTCGCCGCCACGATATCGGCAGACAGCGCGACAAACTGATTGATGACCTGTTCATTTCCAAGTTGTGTCCTCGCTTCAATCAACGCCTTCAATGGCGCTCCTGACAGATACGGGACATCTATCACAATAAACCGATTCCGCAGCGCCTCATTCATCGGGAGCGTACCCACGTAGCCTTCATTAATCGCCGCAATCACGCGAAATCGAGGGTGTGCCACGACCGTCTCGGCCGTAAATGGATTGGTCAGTTGCCTGCGATAGTCTAAGATGCTATTCAAAATTGGCAGCGTCTCGGGACGCGCCATGTTGATTTCATCGATATACAACAAATGCCCCTCGCGCATCGCCCGCACGACAGGACCTTCGATAAACTGAATCTCCGAGTGACCGTTGTCGGTCACCAGTGTTTTGAAGCCCAGTAAAGCTTCCGCGTCGAGATCGACCGAACAATTAATGCTTTCCATCGGCAAGCGCAATTTTTCCGCTAACGATTCGGCCAGCTTTGTTTTACCGGATCCTGTTGGCCCCCGCAGCAACAAATTCTTCGATAAAGTGAGCGCAATGAGCGCATCCCTAAGCAGGTTGATGTCCTCTGTGACAAACCCCTTATCGTCGAGTGCATCGCGGTAATTCTTTATATTCAAGTCCTCTGTGGGCACTGGCATCTCAATGTCGTCTAATGTCCAACCATTCATCGTCTTTCCTATCCCTTCTCATTCACATCAACTAAACGTTGGCCTCTTCGCCCGCGAATGTCAAGGTCGGCGCCGCGCCTCCTTGTGCTCATACATCGATAAGTCGGCCTGGTGAAGGACACGAGCCCAAGGGGATCCTTGTGCGGCATGTGCCCAGCCGAGGCTGATAGACAAATTGGCAATACAAATTCCCTGTTCGTCCTGCAGCAGCAAATGGCCGTCCAGCGCAGTGTGAATTAATCTGCGTAACCGTTCTTCATCTCCAGGCGCCGCGTCTGGAAACACCAACAAAAATTCGTCACCGCCAAGTCGAATCAGGGCATTGGGTGACTGCACCACCGGACGCAACAAATGAACGAGCAATTTCAGCGCCTGATCTCCCACGTGGTGCCCATAAGTGTCGTTTATCTCTTTAAAATGATCGATATCCGCATAGAGTAAGCCAACCTCGCGCGTGTTGAGCAATTCCGCGAGGTAAAACTCGCCAAAGCTCCGAGAAAATGCCCCGGTCAAGGCATCGTGATTCAATCGTCGGTACACATCTTTCATGTGCCATCGCACTTCGTTCCACAGCATCCCATACAAGATGACCTCTGAAACCCATGCAGTAGGGTATAACGTACGATAATGCTGAAGAATGACACCGTCGTTAACCATACATAGGGCATAAAAACAGACAGCGACCGCATATGGCCAGCGCTGTCTCGCGCTTCTCATGCGTAGACCAAGTAAGACGGTGTACAAAAGCCCTACGAACGTCGAGCCAAACACTGTGATTTTGAGGAGACTAAAGCCAATCGCCGAGGGGGGACTCGCGAAAAAGTAACCACTTGGAACACGGTGAAGGATTGGGTAGATGTGTGTGTGCAGACCTACGGAAACGCAAAAAAAACAACGCGCCTCCCCACCAAATCTTAGAGAGCCAAGGCGGTTTGGATATGTGAAAACAGACCATAAACGCTTCGATAATCGCAAGTTGTCCCAAAAACACCAGTGGCAGTGCAATGGAGTAAACAAAGCGCGCCTGCACGCCAGTGTGAACGGACATCATCAGCATTTGCGCAATCGACACGAGGGCGCCAAGGGCAGTTACCTTAAAGAACGTACGCGCATAGGTCTTCCAATACCCATCCCAGTAGATGAGTAAAAACAGTGACGCGACAATACCTAACGCTGCCATCCCGAACAGCGGTACAGTGGCGAGATTAATTTCCAGGGACAACACACCCTATATGAGATCTTTAACATATTTTTCGACATCTATCTTCAACCGCATTATACTTCTTCCTTGCACAAGCGACTAGTGACATATCGAGACCCCCACATCTGCTGCAACACCTTTGTGCTATCGTCCGCTGCCGAAGACTTGCACAAAGCGTAGTGTAATGTGAGCTCCTGTTTATTCTCAATCCAAGTGCGAAAGGAGGTACGCAATACGATGTGTACCCAAAAGGAATGTGAAAGAGCTCTTGGAAAATGGGTTAGTTTCCGGACGAAATGGGGCACGCATCGCGGCATCGTCGAAGAAGTGACTCCGCGTGGCGCGTTGGTTCGTGTGCCAAAACAGTACGTACCTGCACAATTGCTTCAAGCATCGGATGAAGATAAGCTGGATGTCGCGCTTACCCGCTTTGGGTATGGTGTTGGTGCGCCAGGTTACCGTGGCGCTTACGGTTACGGATATCCACACCGCCGTTGGGGTTACCCCGGTTACGGCGCGTGGTACGGCGGCTGGTGGTGGTGGTGGCTGGCGTTCGCCTGGATCTTCTGGCTTGCATTTTTGTGGTAGGAGGCAAAATCAGTGGAGGCCATTCTCGGTGTTCCTTCTCGAGAATGGCCTCTTTTTCTAGCTTGGATATCCGCCTTGGACAATTTCTCCCCCCCTACATACATTACCTAAGGCTGTCTCATGCGGCCAATTTGAGGAGAGGGGAACGTTTATGTTCACGCTAGCAGGAACAGATCTGTCGCGATTCCTGTTCGGAATGGTACTCTTGCTAGTCGCTGCAAACCTGCTAGGGTACGTAGCAGAGCGGCTAGCCATTCCGCGTGTGATTGGCGAAGTAGCCGGTGGTCTCGTGCTTGGCCCCACGTGTCTGGGTGCGCTGTTTCCAAACGCCTTCCACTGGTTGTATTTAGGGTTTTCGTCAGAGAGCAGCCTATTTGGCCTCATCTACTACATTGGCGAATTATTCTTACTCTACACTGCGGGCTTAAAAATTCAAACCCGCTTTGCCAAGAGCGATGTCAAAACAGGCCTTGCCATCATTATCGGATCGACCATTATTCCATTCGTCATCGGCTGGCTATCAACTTACGTATTCCACCCCGCCCAGTTTCTCGGCCCCGACAAAAGTGTCGTGGCACTGAAAATTGTGGTCGCCATCTCCATTGCCGTGACTTCCATCCCGGTCATATCCAAAATTTTTTCCGATCTCGGCATTATGCACTCCAGATTTGCCAAAATTGTAGTCGCCATTGCCGGCGTACATGACCTGATTCTGTGGGTCGCGCTCGCGATTGCCTCGGGTATTGTCTCTGCGCCAGCACACGGTGGCGGTATCAATGGTTGGGTCGTGACGAAGAGCCTGGTCGTCACGTTCGCCTTTTTGGCCGTTTGTATTGGGGTGCTGCCATGGATTCTGCGTAAAATCACCACGCGTCGCGCAAATTTTCTTTTTCGTTCATCGTTTCTCGGGTACTTTATCGTCATCTTGCTCGCGCTGTCCGATATCGCTGGATACCTACAGGTAGACGTCATGTACGGCGCAATTCTGGCAGGCGTTGCGACGAAATTCACGCTGCCAGAACATTTGTTTGAAAAACTTCAAAGTGGTATTCAGGGCATCGCCTATGCCTGCTTCATCCCGTTGTACTTTGCGATTATCGGCATGCAGCTCAATCTCGCCAAACACTTCAACATCGGATTCTTCTTCCTATACTTGCTCTTTGCCACGGTGGTACAAAGCG
Above is a genomic segment from Alicyclobacillus acidoterrestris containing:
- a CDS encoding LysM peptidoglycan-binding domain-containing protein; translation: MTRQVRIGLTLLFAALFVVIAFTYIAGASLWATRSASSRTTESRKPITDAPTDHPRTNPNVRVTVVHTPEVAPSNRIFADRIHSLPMQKKSRTEAIATHIKVQPGDSLWSIATSHNTTVETLKSANHLASDTLQIGQALNVPSTTAKPTIPVTAPASTENTLHYTIQSGDTLWSISLAYGVSINALEADNHLSSGAPLHIGQQLIIHAPTANYTPSKSSQALIQEAPSNLLPVYQAAGKKYDIPWTVLTAIHKEETDFDCTGQDVSSAGAIGPMQFMPSTFAIFGVPAPGHQTADIHNVYDAIYSTAHMLEATGFSRDPYHAIYEYNHSVSYVRDILRMSAV
- a CDS encoding ATP-binding protein; the protein is MNGWTLDDIEMPVPTEDLNIKNYRDALDDKGFVTEDINLLRDALIALTLSKNLLLRGPTGSGKTKLAESLAEKLRLPMESINCSVDLDAEALLGFKTLVTDNGHSEIQFIEGPVVRAMREGHLLYIDEINMARPETLPILNSILDYRRQLTNPFTAETVVAHPRFRVIAAINEGYVGTLPMNEALRNRFIVIDVPYLSGAPLKALIEARTQLGNEQVINQFVALSADIVAATKVGEVSEEAASIRALLDACDLAAYIPALRAVARAIAAKLDDEREKTVVMNLAETYFTQA
- a CDS encoding GGDEF domain-containing protein, producing MKDVYRRLNHDALTGAFSRSFGEFYLAELLNTREVGLLYADIDHFKEINDTYGHHVGDQALKLLVHLLRPVVQSPNALIRLGGDEFLLVFPDAAPGDEERLRRLIHTALDGHLLLQDEQGICIANLSISLGWAHAAQGSPWARVLHQADLSMYEHKEARRRP
- a CDS encoding cation:proton antiporter; this translates as MFTLAGTDLSRFLFGMVLLLVAANLLGYVAERLAIPRVIGEVAGGLVLGPTCLGALFPNAFHWLYLGFSSESSLFGLIYYIGELFLLYTAGLKIQTRFAKSDVKTGLAIIIGSTIIPFVIGWLSTYVFHPAQFLGPDKSVVALKIVVAISIAVTSIPVISKIFSDLGIMHSRFAKIVVAIAGVHDLILWVALAIASGIVSAPAHGGGINGWVVTKSLVVTFAFLAVCIGVLPWILRKITTRRANFLFRSSFLGYFIVILLALSDIAGYLQVDVMYGAILAGVATKFTLPEHLFEKLQSGIQGIAYACFIPLYFAIIGMQLNLAKHFNIGFFFLYLLFATVVQSVVVYVTCRVIRTDKLTSVNFAAAMNARGGPGIVLSSTAYALGIINQSFFAILVMLALVTSWMAGAWLRFVLRRGLRLMPGDEGLQIERVQEEVQFEADNEVLASRN
- a CDS encoding vWA domain-containing protein; this encodes MQTFRFDAPADTWWIELQLSDLAVALSQEKDLTVSYGLHSVWKWHGRELTISTFWESLGLADRVRAQKADIYLRALGNRLWTQPDVMAQAWKDALDTRFPKLARQLLCAAEDARLARLLAAQRPGTVPALRVRAAAYGRLLEQNRRSRERDGRLADLFFSDAYLMLNDLTPKATGYWMNHPEMRGFVERATKARSSADVVAALFDWMCAPDFPLPDTNVADTSYDWFAFDFDEAATEAAAQRFVADTPAAAKQQGKLQDAADADEQRQEQLEVWTQEQNTRASAAYAMENQENQSVPNATGGAREGDDDPDSVIVRRGRSNAGVHPDSGEPEESTDVQLVTSDMADGAWAVGVKEVPRRLPDSSSEDKVRAWAASTRMASNKLVKLFHRVMLHEMRARQQNTRHGRLDKRLTRLVTEQNPRLFYHKSDANQRFDVAVQLLVDCSGSMYERLEVMKPTLFLFHDTLRQLGIPHDVCGFWEDTMHTATASAAQPVTHLLHAITFQDGMQKDVARYLDLLQPQLDNRDGHAIRLVGQQLHARQERQKWLLVVSDGEPAAENYRDAVKDTKNAIRSLQAKGIHVMHLCLAHADDLQTLETLKQLYGAGCVVVRDVGEFPAAMERALALMIRTTA
- a CDS encoding transposase encodes the protein MYILQPSLFSFEDWLEIDSSDRLPLFFAVLDLQPYASKLRKQSPQGAKPMNREAILRALLAAPLEGISTFTRLHERLARDIRFRYQCGFRIDEAAPSVSTLSRVFSAVVELGLAEKLFIDLVSQCKEASIINGRHLAVDSAAVKSYEKKQPKSKSQETGNANWGAKYDTFGNKLAWFGYKFHLAVDTASELPVALDVTPANVFDGEMAAPLLEHVVTTHGWKIDFVMMDAGYDQVKNYETVRQYGAQAIIAMNKRGEKEPPEGIASDGTPRCTMGYDMVYWGADGDRLKFRCPHAVGKVDCPLGIATCSESNYGMVVKKRITEDIRRYCAPHRGTQNWKLLYNERTAVERCNARLKTNLTANDVHVRGIRKVKTHMFLNAIVLLASALAVNHIERHKKTA
- a CDS encoding aldo/keto reductase; translated protein: MVNRIDQTVTLNNGVEMPWFGLGVYKAKAGSEVENAIRDAIEIGYRHVDTAALYENEESVGEAIRSSGLSREDIFVTTKLWNTDQGYESTLQAFETSRKKLKFDYIDLYLIHWPGKDKFVDTWKAFEKLYRDGYIRAIGVSNFQVHHLETLLKHAEIRPTVNQVEYHPRLTQEPLKAFCESQQIQLEAWAPLMRGRLLDNDVILDIAKKYGKTPSQVILRWDLDTKVITIPKSVHRARIEENADIFDFQLNAEEISRIGQLNQNERTGPDPDEMVF